One window of the Zea mays cultivar B73 chromosome 3, Zm-B73-REFERENCE-NAM-5.0, whole genome shotgun sequence genome contains the following:
- the LOC100216966 gene encoding protein TWIN LOV 1-like isoform X4 yields the protein MATSGAGDHGQGQGQGHGRFASSLTARYSDWVLETLDELPGSFLLTDPALPGHPIVYASRGLAALTGYAPRDVLGRNARLFQGAATDRATVAGVREAVRAHRPHQAAILNYRRDGAPHWVLLHLAPLFHARDGTLLHFLAVQVPIAPAAVARGATCHTTGHLLAACRDEASRVAEDFPCATHAGKVFVDMDKRGLETEEPRVPSDSEKDMAISTANSIVSALNSYSKLTGLVVSRKRCDSIGIPALSSSLKLSLGRIKQSFVLTDSRLPNMPIIYASDAFTSLTGYSREEILGCNCKVLNGPGTSLEVLEEINQHICSEQACTVDLLSYRWKFIL from the exons ATGGCGACTTCCGGGGCCGGCGACCACGGGCAGGGCCAGGGCCAGGGGCACGGCCGCTTCGCGTCGTCCCTGACGGCGCGCTACTCGGACTGGGTGCTGGAGACGCTGGACGAGCTCCCAGGGAGCTTCCTGCTCACGGACCCCGCCCTGCCGGGCCACCCCATCGTGTACGCTTCCCGGGGCCTCGCCGCGCTCACCGGCTACGCGCCGCGCGACGTGCTGGGCCGCAACGCGCGCCTCTTCCAGGGCGCCGCCACCGACCGCGCCACCGTCGCCGGCGTCCGCGAGGCCGTCCGCGCGCACCGCCCGCACCAGGCCGCCATCCTCAACTACCGCCGCGACGGCGCCCCGCACTGGGTCCTCCTCCACCTCGCCCCCCTATTCCACGCCCGCGACGGCACCCTGCTCCACTTCCTCGCCGTCCAGGTGCCCATCGCCCCCGCCGCCGTCGCGCGCGGGGCGACGTGCCACACGACGGGGCATCTGCTAGCCGCGTGCCGTGACGAGGCCAGCAGGGTCGCGGAGGATTTCCCCTGCGCCACCCACGCGGGCAAGGTGTTTGTCGATATGGACAAGAGAG GGCTGGAGACCGAGGAACCACGTGTACCTAGCGATAGTGAGAAAGATATGGCAATAAGTACGGCTAACAGCATTGTCTCTGCGCTGAACAGCTACAGCAAGCTAACTGGTCTAGTGGTCAGCAGGAAGAGATGTGACTCGATTGGCATCCCAGCACTCAGTTCGTCGTTAAAACTCTCTCTCGGTAGAATCAAACAGAGCTTTGTATT GACTGACTCCCGCTTGCCTAACATGCCAATTATTTATGCTAGTGATGCTTTTACATCATTAACAG GTTACTCAAGAGAAGAAATATTGGGCTGTAACTGCAAAGTCTTAAATGGGCCAGGCACTAGCTTGGAGGTTTTAGAGGAG ATAAATCAGCATATTTGTTCTGAGCAGGCATGCACGGTGGATCTACTGAGTTACAG ATGGAAGTTCATTCTGTGA
- the LOC100216966 gene encoding Protein TWIN LOV 1-like has product MATSGAGDHGQGQGQGHGRFASSLTARYSDWVLETLDELPGSFLLTDPALPGHPIVYASRGLAALTGYAPRDVLGRNARLFQGAATDRATVAGVREAVRAHRPHQAAILNYRRDGAPHWVLLHLAPLFHARDGTLLHFLAVQVPIAPAAVARGATCHTTGHLLAACRDEASRVAEDFPCATHAGKVFVDMDKRGLETEEPRVPSDSEKDMAISTANSIVSALNSYSKLTGLVVSRKRCDSIGIPALSSSLKLSLGRIKQSFVLTDSRLPNMPIIYASDAFTSLTGYSREEILGCNCKVLNGPGTSLEVLEEINQHICSEQACTVDLLSYRKDGSSFCDHLHVSPIRDASGKVAFHIWVHLDMGAKHDFSGLTPEKWLLGAVGAVRVAVRGLSASGSLLRPSQ; this is encoded by the exons ATGGCGACTTCCGGGGCCGGCGACCACGGGCAGGGCCAGGGCCAGGGGCACGGCCGCTTCGCGTCGTCCCTGACGGCGCGCTACTCGGACTGGGTGCTGGAGACGCTGGACGAGCTCCCAGGGAGCTTCCTGCTCACGGACCCCGCCCTGCCGGGCCACCCCATCGTGTACGCTTCCCGGGGCCTCGCCGCGCTCACCGGCTACGCGCCGCGCGACGTGCTGGGCCGCAACGCGCGCCTCTTCCAGGGCGCCGCCACCGACCGCGCCACCGTCGCCGGCGTCCGCGAGGCCGTCCGCGCGCACCGCCCGCACCAGGCCGCCATCCTCAACTACCGCCGCGACGGCGCCCCGCACTGGGTCCTCCTCCACCTCGCCCCCCTATTCCACGCCCGCGACGGCACCCTGCTCCACTTCCTCGCCGTCCAGGTGCCCATCGCCCCCGCCGCCGTCGCGCGCGGGGCGACGTGCCACACGACGGGGCATCTGCTAGCCGCGTGCCGTGACGAGGCCAGCAGGGTCGCGGAGGATTTCCCCTGCGCCACCCACGCGGGCAAGGTGTTTGTCGATATGGACAAGAGAG GGCTGGAGACCGAGGAACCACGTGTACCTAGCGATAGTGAGAAAGATATGGCAATAAGTACGGCTAACAGCATTGTCTCTGCGCTGAACAGCTACAGCAAGCTAACTGGTCTAGTGGTCAGCAGGAAGAGATGTGACTCGATTGGCATCCCAGCACTCAGTTCGTCGTTAAAACTCTCTCTCGGTAGAATCAAACAGAGCTTTGTATT GACTGACTCCCGCTTGCCTAACATGCCAATTATTTATGCTAGTGATGCTTTTACATCATTAACAG GTTACTCAAGAGAAGAAATATTGGGCTGTAACTGCAAAGTCTTAAATGGGCCAGGCACTAGCTTGGAGGTTTTAGAGGAG ATAAATCAGCATATTTGTTCTGAGCAGGCATGCACGGTGGATCTACTGAGTTACAG GAAAGATGGAAGTTCATTCTGTGATCATCTACATGTATCTCCTATCCGAGATGCTTCGGGCAAG GTGGCCTTTCATATCTGGGTTCACCTTGACATGGGTGCAAAGCACGATTTTAGTGGGCTGACCCCCGAGAAATGGCTGCTTGGCGCTGTTGGTGCGGTGAGGGTTGCTGTGAGAGGCTTGTCGGCGTCAGGTAGCCTGTTGAGACCATCCCAATAG
- the LOC100216966 gene encoding protein TWIN LOV 1-like isoform X5: protein MATSGAGDHGQGQGQGHGRFASSLTARYSDWVLETLDELPGSFLLTDPALPGHPIVYASRGLAALTGYAPRDVLGRNARLFQGAATDRATVAGVREAVRAHRPHQAAILNYRRDGAPHWVLLHLAPLFHARDGTLLHFLAVQVPIAPAAVARGATCHTTGHLLAACRDEASRVAEDFPCATHAGKVFVDMDKRGLETEEPRVPSDSEKDMAISTANSIVSALNSYSKLTGLVVSRKRCDSIGIPALSSSLKLSLGRIKQSFVLTDSRLPNMPIIYASDAFTSLTGYSREEILGCNCKVLNGPGTSLEVLEEACTVDLLSYRWKFIL, encoded by the exons ATGGCGACTTCCGGGGCCGGCGACCACGGGCAGGGCCAGGGCCAGGGGCACGGCCGCTTCGCGTCGTCCCTGACGGCGCGCTACTCGGACTGGGTGCTGGAGACGCTGGACGAGCTCCCAGGGAGCTTCCTGCTCACGGACCCCGCCCTGCCGGGCCACCCCATCGTGTACGCTTCCCGGGGCCTCGCCGCGCTCACCGGCTACGCGCCGCGCGACGTGCTGGGCCGCAACGCGCGCCTCTTCCAGGGCGCCGCCACCGACCGCGCCACCGTCGCCGGCGTCCGCGAGGCCGTCCGCGCGCACCGCCCGCACCAGGCCGCCATCCTCAACTACCGCCGCGACGGCGCCCCGCACTGGGTCCTCCTCCACCTCGCCCCCCTATTCCACGCCCGCGACGGCACCCTGCTCCACTTCCTCGCCGTCCAGGTGCCCATCGCCCCCGCCGCCGTCGCGCGCGGGGCGACGTGCCACACGACGGGGCATCTGCTAGCCGCGTGCCGTGACGAGGCCAGCAGGGTCGCGGAGGATTTCCCCTGCGCCACCCACGCGGGCAAGGTGTTTGTCGATATGGACAAGAGAG GGCTGGAGACCGAGGAACCACGTGTACCTAGCGATAGTGAGAAAGATATGGCAATAAGTACGGCTAACAGCATTGTCTCTGCGCTGAACAGCTACAGCAAGCTAACTGGTCTAGTGGTCAGCAGGAAGAGATGTGACTCGATTGGCATCCCAGCACTCAGTTCGTCGTTAAAACTCTCTCTCGGTAGAATCAAACAGAGCTTTGTATT GACTGACTCCCGCTTGCCTAACATGCCAATTATTTATGCTAGTGATGCTTTTACATCATTAACAG GTTACTCAAGAGAAGAAATATTGGGCTGTAACTGCAAAGTCTTAAATGGGCCAGGCACTAGCTTGGAGGTTTTAGAGGAG GCATGCACGGTGGATCTACTGAGTTACAG ATGGAAGTTCATTCTGTGA
- the LOC100216966 gene encoding protein TWIN LOV 1-like isoform X1 has translation MATSGAGDHGQGQGQGHGRFASSLTARYSDWVLETLDELPGSFLLTDPALPGHPIVYASRGLAALTGYAPRDVLGRNARLFQGAATDRATVAGVREAVRAHRPHQAAILNYRRDGAPHWVLLHLAPLFHARDGTLLHFLAVQVPIAPAAVARGATCHTTGHLLAACRDEASRVAEDFPCATHAGKVFVDMDKRGLETEEPRVPSDSEKDMAISTANSIVSALNSYSKLTGLVVSRKRCDSIGIPALSSSLKLSLGRIKQSFVLTDSRLPNMPIIYASDAFTSLTGYSREEILGCNCKVLNGPGTSLEVLEEINQHICSEQACTVDLLSYRKDGSSFCDHLHVSPIRDASGKVRLHLSQVAFHIWVHLDMGAKHDFSGLTPEKWLLGAVGAVRVAVRGLSASGSLLRPSQ, from the exons ATGGCGACTTCCGGGGCCGGCGACCACGGGCAGGGCCAGGGCCAGGGGCACGGCCGCTTCGCGTCGTCCCTGACGGCGCGCTACTCGGACTGGGTGCTGGAGACGCTGGACGAGCTCCCAGGGAGCTTCCTGCTCACGGACCCCGCCCTGCCGGGCCACCCCATCGTGTACGCTTCCCGGGGCCTCGCCGCGCTCACCGGCTACGCGCCGCGCGACGTGCTGGGCCGCAACGCGCGCCTCTTCCAGGGCGCCGCCACCGACCGCGCCACCGTCGCCGGCGTCCGCGAGGCCGTCCGCGCGCACCGCCCGCACCAGGCCGCCATCCTCAACTACCGCCGCGACGGCGCCCCGCACTGGGTCCTCCTCCACCTCGCCCCCCTATTCCACGCCCGCGACGGCACCCTGCTCCACTTCCTCGCCGTCCAGGTGCCCATCGCCCCCGCCGCCGTCGCGCGCGGGGCGACGTGCCACACGACGGGGCATCTGCTAGCCGCGTGCCGTGACGAGGCCAGCAGGGTCGCGGAGGATTTCCCCTGCGCCACCCACGCGGGCAAGGTGTTTGTCGATATGGACAAGAGAG GGCTGGAGACCGAGGAACCACGTGTACCTAGCGATAGTGAGAAAGATATGGCAATAAGTACGGCTAACAGCATTGTCTCTGCGCTGAACAGCTACAGCAAGCTAACTGGTCTAGTGGTCAGCAGGAAGAGATGTGACTCGATTGGCATCCCAGCACTCAGTTCGTCGTTAAAACTCTCTCTCGGTAGAATCAAACAGAGCTTTGTATT GACTGACTCCCGCTTGCCTAACATGCCAATTATTTATGCTAGTGATGCTTTTACATCATTAACAG GTTACTCAAGAGAAGAAATATTGGGCTGTAACTGCAAAGTCTTAAATGGGCCAGGCACTAGCTTGGAGGTTTTAGAGGAG ATAAATCAGCATATTTGTTCTGAGCAGGCATGCACGGTGGATCTACTGAGTTACAG GAAAGATGGAAGTTCATTCTGTGATCATCTACATGTATCTCCTATCCGAGATGCTTCGGGCAAGGTTCGCTTACATCTTTCTCAG GTGGCCTTTCATATCTGGGTTCACCTTGACATGGGTGCAAAGCACGATTTTAGTGGGCTGACCCCCGAGAAATGGCTGCTTGGCGCTGTTGGTGCGGTGAGGGTTGCTGTGAGAGGCTTGTCGGCGTCAGGTAGCCTGTTGAGACCATCCCAATAG
- the LOC100216966 gene encoding protein TWIN LOV 1-like isoform X2 — MATSGAGDHGQGQGQGHGRFASSLTARYSDWVLETLDELPGSFLLTDPALPGHPIVYASRGLAALTGYAPRDVLGRNARLFQGAATDRATVAGVREAVRAHRPHQAAILNYRRDGAPHWVLLHLAPLFHARDGTLLHFLAVQVPIAPAAVARGATCHTTGHLLAACRDEASRVAEDFPCATHAGKVFVDMDKRGLETEEPRVPSDSEKDMAISTANSIVSALNSYSKLTGLVVSRKRCDSIGIPALSSSLKLSLGRIKQSFVLTDSRLPNMPIIYASDAFTSLTGYSREEILGCNCKVLNGPGTSLEVLEEACTVDLLSYRKDGSSFCDHLHVSPIRDASGKVRLHLSQVAFHIWVHLDMGAKHDFSGLTPEKWLLGAVGAVRVAVRGLSASGSLLRPSQ; from the exons ATGGCGACTTCCGGGGCCGGCGACCACGGGCAGGGCCAGGGCCAGGGGCACGGCCGCTTCGCGTCGTCCCTGACGGCGCGCTACTCGGACTGGGTGCTGGAGACGCTGGACGAGCTCCCAGGGAGCTTCCTGCTCACGGACCCCGCCCTGCCGGGCCACCCCATCGTGTACGCTTCCCGGGGCCTCGCCGCGCTCACCGGCTACGCGCCGCGCGACGTGCTGGGCCGCAACGCGCGCCTCTTCCAGGGCGCCGCCACCGACCGCGCCACCGTCGCCGGCGTCCGCGAGGCCGTCCGCGCGCACCGCCCGCACCAGGCCGCCATCCTCAACTACCGCCGCGACGGCGCCCCGCACTGGGTCCTCCTCCACCTCGCCCCCCTATTCCACGCCCGCGACGGCACCCTGCTCCACTTCCTCGCCGTCCAGGTGCCCATCGCCCCCGCCGCCGTCGCGCGCGGGGCGACGTGCCACACGACGGGGCATCTGCTAGCCGCGTGCCGTGACGAGGCCAGCAGGGTCGCGGAGGATTTCCCCTGCGCCACCCACGCGGGCAAGGTGTTTGTCGATATGGACAAGAGAG GGCTGGAGACCGAGGAACCACGTGTACCTAGCGATAGTGAGAAAGATATGGCAATAAGTACGGCTAACAGCATTGTCTCTGCGCTGAACAGCTACAGCAAGCTAACTGGTCTAGTGGTCAGCAGGAAGAGATGTGACTCGATTGGCATCCCAGCACTCAGTTCGTCGTTAAAACTCTCTCTCGGTAGAATCAAACAGAGCTTTGTATT GACTGACTCCCGCTTGCCTAACATGCCAATTATTTATGCTAGTGATGCTTTTACATCATTAACAG GTTACTCAAGAGAAGAAATATTGGGCTGTAACTGCAAAGTCTTAAATGGGCCAGGCACTAGCTTGGAGGTTTTAGAGGAG GCATGCACGGTGGATCTACTGAGTTACAG GAAAGATGGAAGTTCATTCTGTGATCATCTACATGTATCTCCTATCCGAGATGCTTCGGGCAAGGTTCGCTTACATCTTTCTCAG GTGGCCTTTCATATCTGGGTTCACCTTGACATGGGTGCAAAGCACGATTTTAGTGGGCTGACCCCCGAGAAATGGCTGCTTGGCGCTGTTGGTGCGGTGAGGGTTGCTGTGAGAGGCTTGTCGGCGTCAGGTAGCCTGTTGAGACCATCCCAATAG
- the LOC100216966 gene encoding protein TWIN LOV 1-like isoform X3, with protein MATSGAGDHGQGQGQGHGRFASSLTARYSDWVLETLDELPGSFLLTDPALPGHPIVYASRGLAALTGYAPRDVLGRNARLFQGAATDRATVAGVREAVRAHRPHQAAILNYRRDGAPHWVLLHLAPLFHARDGTLLHFLAVQVPIAPAAVARGATCHTTGHLLAACRDEASRVAEDFPCATHAGKVFVDMDKRGLETEEPRVPSDSEKDMAISTANSIVSALNSYSKLTGLVVSRKRCDSIGIPALSSSLKLSLGRIKQSFVLTDSRLPNMPIIYASDAFTSLTGYSREEILGCNCKVLNGPGTSLEVLEEACTVDLLSYRKDGSSFCDHLHVSPIRDASGKVAFHIWVHLDMGAKHDFSGLTPEKWLLGAVGAVRVAVRGLSASGSLLRPSQ; from the exons ATGGCGACTTCCGGGGCCGGCGACCACGGGCAGGGCCAGGGCCAGGGGCACGGCCGCTTCGCGTCGTCCCTGACGGCGCGCTACTCGGACTGGGTGCTGGAGACGCTGGACGAGCTCCCAGGGAGCTTCCTGCTCACGGACCCCGCCCTGCCGGGCCACCCCATCGTGTACGCTTCCCGGGGCCTCGCCGCGCTCACCGGCTACGCGCCGCGCGACGTGCTGGGCCGCAACGCGCGCCTCTTCCAGGGCGCCGCCACCGACCGCGCCACCGTCGCCGGCGTCCGCGAGGCCGTCCGCGCGCACCGCCCGCACCAGGCCGCCATCCTCAACTACCGCCGCGACGGCGCCCCGCACTGGGTCCTCCTCCACCTCGCCCCCCTATTCCACGCCCGCGACGGCACCCTGCTCCACTTCCTCGCCGTCCAGGTGCCCATCGCCCCCGCCGCCGTCGCGCGCGGGGCGACGTGCCACACGACGGGGCATCTGCTAGCCGCGTGCCGTGACGAGGCCAGCAGGGTCGCGGAGGATTTCCCCTGCGCCACCCACGCGGGCAAGGTGTTTGTCGATATGGACAAGAGAG GGCTGGAGACCGAGGAACCACGTGTACCTAGCGATAGTGAGAAAGATATGGCAATAAGTACGGCTAACAGCATTGTCTCTGCGCTGAACAGCTACAGCAAGCTAACTGGTCTAGTGGTCAGCAGGAAGAGATGTGACTCGATTGGCATCCCAGCACTCAGTTCGTCGTTAAAACTCTCTCTCGGTAGAATCAAACAGAGCTTTGTATT GACTGACTCCCGCTTGCCTAACATGCCAATTATTTATGCTAGTGATGCTTTTACATCATTAACAG GTTACTCAAGAGAAGAAATATTGGGCTGTAACTGCAAAGTCTTAAATGGGCCAGGCACTAGCTTGGAGGTTTTAGAGGAG GCATGCACGGTGGATCTACTGAGTTACAG GAAAGATGGAAGTTCATTCTGTGATCATCTACATGTATCTCCTATCCGAGATGCTTCGGGCAAG GTGGCCTTTCATATCTGGGTTCACCTTGACATGGGTGCAAAGCACGATTTTAGTGGGCTGACCCCCGAGAAATGGCTGCTTGGCGCTGTTGGTGCGGTGAGGGTTGCTGTGAGAGGCTTGTCGGCGTCAGGTAGCCTGTTGAGACCATCCCAATAG